One part of the Sesamum indicum cultivar Zhongzhi No. 13 linkage group LG14, S_indicum_v1.0, whole genome shotgun sequence genome encodes these proteins:
- the LOC105176832 gene encoding heat stress transcription factor A-4b, whose amino-acid sequence MDGSNGSSNSPAPFLLKTYEMVDDPLTNSIVSWSHTGHSFVVWNPPEFARDLLPKYFKHNNFSSFIRQLNTYGFRKVDPDQWEFANEEFIRGQRHLLKNIHRRKPIHSHSGQGNPVPLTDSERDEFENQIEKLKQEKLLLQSEVDRYEQENRGYEYQLRSLGQALQNIDQRQRQLMVTLAQLLQKPGYTSSIMENAESYSKKRRLLALHFLQDKANLGENQSLTVMENLSNLSLPLLNVEQVEKLDSSLTFWENFMHVIDQIPSEDSHDFRLPPPPVITEMAASSGDSDLNVPPRSPGYHMSVSPPHNCHSSPERAASSTYVDSPAISSICIDLDFSEKPAPSGIDVNMSPNKIPDVEMPKDREQDATISSVPVGANDVFWQQFLTEAPGSSVAQEAQSQRSG is encoded by the exons ATGGATGGATCAAATGGTAGTTCTAACTCGCCGGCTCCTTTTCTCCTGAAGACATATGAGATGGTGGATGATCCTTTGACTAATTCTATCGTTTCTTGGAGTCATACGGGACACAGTTTTGTTGTTTGGAATCCACCTGAGTTTGCCAGAGATTTGTTGCCTAAGTACTTCAAGCACAACAACTTCTCCAGCTTCATTAGGCAACTTAATACATAT GGGTTTAGAAAGGTTGATCCCGATCAATGGGAATTTGCAAATGAGGAGTTTATCCGAGGACAGAGACATCTTTTAAAGAATATACACAGGCGAAAGCCAATCCACAGCCATTCAGGGCAAGGAAATCCAGTTCCATTAACTGATTCAGAAAGAGATGAGTTCGAAAACCAGATTGAAAAGCTGAAACAGGAAAAGCTTTTGCTTCAGTCAGAAGTTGACAGATATGAACAGGAGAATCGAGGATATGAATATCAACTCAGGTCATTAGGGCAGGCATTGCAAAATATTGATCAGAGGCAGCGGCAGTTGATGGTCACCTTGGCTCAGTTATTGCAGAAACCTGGATACACCTCAAGCATAATGGAAAATGCAGAATCTTATAGTAAGAAGAGAAGGTTGTTAGCCTTGCATTTTTTGCAGGATAAAGCCAATCTAGGGGAGAACCAGAGCTTGACTGTCATGGaaaatttaagcaatttgTCTCTTCCATTGTTAAATGTGGAACAGGTTGAAAAATTGGATTCATCCCTAACATTTTGGGAGAATTTTATGCATGTGATTGACCAAATTCCATCTGAAGATTCGCATGATTTTAGGCTGCCCCCCCCACCAGTTATTACGGAAATGGCCGCATCATCTGGGGACTCTGATCTGAATGTCCCTCCTCGCTCACCTGGGTACCATATGTCAGTGTCACCTCCGCATAACTGTCATTCCTCCCCCGAGCGGGCTGCATCTTCGACTTATGTTGACAGTCCAGCAATATCTTCCATTTGCATTGATCTAGACTTCAGCGAGAAACCAGCACCATCTGGCATTGATGTGAATATGAGCCCCAATAAAATTCCTGATGTCGAAATGCCAAAAGATCGAGAACAGGATGCCACCATTTCTTCTGTGCCAGTTGGGGCCAATGATGTCTTTTGGCAACAGTTTCTGACAGAGGCTCCTGGTTCCTCTGTGGCACAGGAAGCACAATCACAGAGAAGTGGATAA
- the LOC105177054 gene encoding uncharacterized protein LOC105177054: MVFVRQDRHMNMPPPQYHPDTDSITLSLHYNGVARHIPEAVYVGGRVSKYDYVSPQEINIETLNLFCDSLGLGKDRAFYIIVNKGFKLLIDNNDMMRAWRRIRKNDREMMIYVEVMVGEGAVEEGTGVAETEMGKGGEEPFTFLGAEVNEGEGAEVNEGEGAEGEGAGAEGEGEGVEGDDLVDSDYEGVEGELEVGGENVGVERESGRVEGENDSDEEDGESSEEVDVVDNDRELDEKRDSDGDGEGPSHPLFNVDETYNPTFEIGMLFSTKKECKKALQSHAIKSKRTLKFTKNDKRRIYAECGDADCQWKLHAIKVKDEETFQINLLQSHHSCPQIFDVKNMKSNWLKDRYLQKFKSDPKRNVKGWRVDVINELRVNVSKSQAYRAKKAALKEIEGAPEWQYSRLWDYAEEIRRTNPGSTVVLGTEDNMTETRFSRIYVGFAALKRGWKAGCRPIIGVDGCHLKGPHGGILLTAVGVDPNNNLFPICYAVVDKECRETWEWFLIILKHDLNIVRDFEYTFMSDKQKGLMQALGDVFPASDHRFCVRHLHNNFKNAGFRGQGLKNALWNAARACTVTEWKKCMEDLKKLSEAAYDWLNDKPPTQWSRSHFSEISTCDMLLNNVCEAFNGCIIDAREKPILTMLEWIREYLMRRMQENRDKCAAKWKKRLCPKIQKILQKQINKISDCIPIKADDQHYSFGRHRSFHATFA; encoded by the exons ATGGTGTTCGTTCGGCAGGATAGGCATATGAATATGCCTCCTCCTCAATACC ACCCCGACACTGATTCCATAACACTATCTCTACATTATAATGGTGTGGCTAGACATATACCTGAAGCTGTGTATGTGGGGGGGAGGGTGTCTAAATACGATTATGTATCACCCCAAGAGATCAATATTGAAACTCTAAACCTGTTTTGTGATAGTCTTGGGTTAGGGAAGGATAGGGCATTTTACATAATTGTGAATAAAGGCTTTAAGTTGTTGATTGATAATAATGATATGATGAGGGCATGGAGGAGAATTAGGAAGAATGATAGAGAGATGATGATTTATGTTGAAGTTATGGTGGGTGAAGGGGCTGTTGAGGAGGGGACAGGGGTTGCTGAAACTGAAATGGGTAAGGGGGGTGAGGAGCCCTTTACTTTTTTGGGGGCTGAAGTGAATGAAGGTGAGGGTGCTGAAGTGAATGAAGGTGAGGGTGCTGAAGGTGAGGGTGCGGGTGCTGAAGGTGAGGGTGAGGGTGTTGAGGGAGATGACTTGGTAGATAGCGATTATGAGGGAGTTGAGGGTGAATTAGAAGTTGGTGGTGAAAATGTGGGGGTTGAAAGGGAAAGTGGGAGGGTGGAAGGGGAAAATGATAGTGATGAAGAGGATGGGGAGTCTAGTGAAGAAGTTGATGTGGTGGATAATGACAGGGAATTAGATGAGAAAAGGGATTCAGATGGGGATGGTGAGGGACCTTCACATCCACTTTTCAATGTAGATGAAACATATAACCCCACATTTGAAATTGGCATGTTGTTTAGCACTAAAAAAGAATGCAAAAAGGCCTTGCAATCACATGCAATCAAGTCAAAAAGAACattgaaatttacaaaaaatgataaaagaagGATCTATGCTGAATGTGGGGATGCTGATTGTCAATGGAAGCTGCATGCAATTAAAGTAAAAGATGAGGAGACTTTTCAAATCAATCTACTACAATCTCACCACTCATGCCCACAAATCTTTgatgtgaaaaatatgaagagcAATTGGTTGAAGGATAGGTATTTGCAGAAATTTAAATCAGATCCAAAAAGAAATGTGAAAGGGTGGAGAGTCGATGTGATAAATGAACTAAGGGTTAATGTGTCAAAATCTCAAGCTTATAGAGCAAAAAAGGCTGCATTGAAAGAAATTGAGGGTGCTCCTGAATGGCAATATAGTAGATTGTGGGATTATGCTGAGGAGATAAGAAGAACAAATCCTGGTTCTACAGTTGTTTTGGGGACAGAAGATAATATGACGGAAACAAGGTTTAGCAGGATTTATGTAGGTTTTGCGGCCTTAAAAAGAGGGTGGAAAGCTGGTTGTAGGCCTATAATTGGGGTGGATGGGTGTCACTTGAAGGGGCCTCATGGGGGTATTTTGCTCACTGCAGTTGGAGTAGATCCGAACAACAACCTGTTCCCTATTTGTTATGCAGTTGTGGATAAAGAGTGTAGGGAGACTTGGGAATGGTTCTTAATAATTCTAAAGCATGATTTGAACATAGTTAGAGATTTTGAATACACTTTCATGTCGGATAAACAGAAGGGACTTATGCAAGCTTTGGGAGATGTCTTTCCTGCGAGTGACCACAGATTTTGTGTACGACACCTTCATAACAATTTTAAGAATGCTGGTTTTAGGGGACAGGGACTGAAAAATGCTTTATGGAATGCTGCTAGAGCTTGTACCGTAACTGAGTGGAAGAAATGTATGGAAGACCTGAAAAAATTGTCTGAAGCTGCATATGATTGGTTGAATGATAAACCTCCAACACAATGGTCTAGATCTCATTTCAGTGAAATTAGCACATGTGACATGCTTTTGAATAATGTGTGTGAAGCGTTTAATGGTTGTATAATTGATGCAAGAGAAAAACCCATTCTAACCATGTTAGAATGGATAAGAGAATATCTCATGCGGCGGATGCAAGAGAACAGAGATAAGTGTGCTGCTAAGTGGAAGAAAAGATTATGCccaaaaattcagaaaatcctacaaaaacaaataaataagatttcTGATTGTATACCAATTAAGGCCGATGATCAACATTATTCCTTCGGCCGACATagatctttccatgctaccttcgcataa